One Tissierellales bacterium DNA window includes the following coding sequences:
- a CDS encoding TldD/PmbA family protein: MIDNNTIEKLFREAYELGLEDVEIYVQESDNFSVKIYEGEIDKYSLSEEFGVSIRGKYDGKMGYAYAEKLEEEDLLELAKAVQENAMIIDSDDEYEIYAGDKEYKIIDNYNSNLDEIDQLDKIEFVKNLEKTIKSMDSRVQKVNQAIYGEGKAKTSITNTKNLSLNDRGNMAYVYASAVFEENGSTKTAGNHQIGNDFSKFDYEELAKKIVDEGLSKLGAKPVKTGNYEIILRYDAMGDLFSTFLSNFSAESVQKDLSALKGKLGEQIAVSEFNLIDNPHLEVGLASRGYDSEGVATRPQKIIENGQLKTYFHNLKTAKKDGIRSTGHAHKSSYKGTLGISPSNLYIEKGEKTREDMMQEIGEGLLISDLSGLHSGVNALSGQFSLLAEGYYFKDGKIEYPVDQITIAGNFYDILKNIKCIGNDLEFGMPSGGSYIGTPSIAVGNLVVAGE, translated from the coding sequence ATGATAGATAATAATACCATTGAAAAACTATTTCGAGAAGCCTATGAATTGGGTTTAGAAGACGTGGAAATATATGTACAGGAAAGCGATAATTTTTCGGTTAAAATCTACGAAGGTGAAATAGATAAATATAGTCTTTCAGAAGAGTTTGGAGTATCAATTAGAGGAAAATACGACGGTAAAATGGGTTATGCCTATGCAGAAAAATTAGAAGAAGAAGATTTACTTGAATTAGCAAAGGCAGTCCAAGAAAATGCTATGATTATAGATAGTGATGATGAATATGAAATATATGCAGGAGATAAGGAATATAAGATTATAGATAATTATAATTCTAATCTAGATGAAATTGACCAACTTGATAAAATAGAATTTGTAAAAAACTTAGAAAAAACAATTAAGTCTATGGATTCTAGAGTGCAGAAAGTTAATCAAGCAATCTACGGAGAGGGAAAGGCAAAAACTAGTATAACTAACACGAAGAATTTGAGTTTGAATGATAGAGGTAATATGGCCTATGTTTATGCTTCAGCGGTATTTGAAGAAAATGGAAGCACGAAAACAGCAGGAAATCATCAAATTGGAAATGATTTCAGCAAATTTGACTACGAAGAATTAGCTAAGAAAATAGTTGATGAGGGATTGTCTAAATTAGGAGCTAAACCGGTTAAGACTGGAAATTATGAAATAATACTCAGATATGATGCTATGGGTGATTTATTTTCAACATTTCTATCAAATTTTTCAGCGGAAAGTGTACAAAAAGATTTGTCTGCATTAAAAGGGAAATTAGGAGAGCAAATAGCGGTAAGCGAGTTCAACTTAATAGATAATCCGCATTTAGAAGTAGGTTTAGCAAGTAGAGGTTATGATAGCGAGGGAGTTGCTACTAGACCTCAAAAAATTATAGAAAACGGACAATTGAAAACGTATTTCCACAATTTAAAAACAGCTAAAAAAGATGGAATAAGATCAACAGGGCATGCACATAAGAGCTCTTACAAAGGAACTCTTGGAATTAGTCCGTCGAATTTATATATAGAAAAAGGCGAAAAAACTAGAGAAGATATGATGCAAGAGATTGGAGAGGGTCTTTTGATTTCGGATTTATCAGGATTACATTCTGGTGTAAATGCATTGTCAGGACAGTTTTCTCTATTAGCTGAAGGATATTACTTCAAAGATGGTAAGATAGAATACCCAGTAGATCAAATAACTATTGCTGGAAATTTCTATGATATATTAAAAAATATAAAGTGCATTGGAAATGATTTAGAATTCGGAATGCCATCTGGGGGTTCATATATTGGAACACCTTCAATAGCAGTTGGAAATTTGGTAGTTGCTGGAGAATAA
- a CDS encoding TldD/PmbA family protein, whose translation MLNQETVRRVLEAAVAYGGDFAELFVEQKTATGIVMLGGKVENALSGKDFGIGLRIFNGFKSIYVYTSQKEENHLIKMAQNASKALMADVSINGDIKLNRVEYSNRHEVKVLPETIAKMQKVELMRRAHETINSYDDSITQAMIRYQDSKQNVLIANTEGKWIEDQRIRTRMAMQSVASKDGEMQTGFYGPGAHKGFEFYDDINIEDYARESARIAVTMLNAEECPSGKMPVIINNEFGGVIFHEACGHSLEATSVAKGVSVFSDKLGEKIAADCVSAIDDGTITNAWGSQNIDDEGEFCKKNILIENGVLKGYLIDKLNGRRMKMDPTGSSRRQSYKYAPTSRMTNTFIAPGKDSIEEMISSTESGIYAKYMGGGSVNPATGDFNFAVMEGYMIENGKITKPVRGATLIGTGSEVLKNIDKVSSDLEHGQGMCGSVSGSLPVNVGQPTIRVQNITVGGRKGE comes from the coding sequence ATGTTAAATCAAGAGACTGTAAGAAGAGTACTTGAAGCTGCAGTTGCTTATGGCGGGGATTTTGCAGAATTGTTTGTAGAGCAAAAGACAGCGACAGGTATAGTTATGTTAGGTGGTAAGGTTGAAAATGCCTTATCTGGAAAAGACTTTGGTATAGGACTTAGAATTTTTAATGGATTTAAAAGCATATATGTTTACACTAGTCAAAAAGAGGAAAATCACCTGATAAAAATGGCTCAAAACGCATCAAAAGCATTGATGGCAGATGTAAGTATAAATGGTGATATAAAGCTCAATAGAGTAGAGTATTCAAATAGACATGAAGTTAAAGTATTGCCGGAGACAATAGCCAAAATGCAAAAGGTAGAACTTATGAGAAGAGCGCATGAGACAATAAATTCTTACGATGATTCTATCACTCAAGCTATGATAAGATATCAAGATTCAAAACAAAATGTTTTGATTGCAAATACCGAAGGAAAATGGATTGAAGATCAGAGAATTAGAACTAGAATGGCGATGCAGTCTGTGGCATCAAAAGATGGAGAAATGCAAACTGGATTTTATGGACCAGGAGCTCATAAGGGATTTGAATTTTATGATGATATAAATATAGAAGACTATGCAAGAGAATCTGCAAGAATAGCAGTTACAATGCTAAATGCAGAAGAATGTCCGAGTGGAAAAATGCCAGTTATAATAAACAATGAATTTGGTGGAGTAATATTCCACGAGGCATGCGGACATAGTTTAGAGGCGACATCGGTGGCAAAGGGTGTTTCCGTATTTTCAGATAAGCTAGGAGAGAAAATAGCAGCTGATTGTGTAAGTGCTATAGATGATGGAACTATTACAAATGCATGGGGTTCTCAAAATATAGATGATGAAGGTGAATTCTGTAAAAAAAATATACTTATAGAAAATGGTGTATTAAAAGGATATTTAATTGATAAATTAAATGGAAGGCGTATGAAAATGGACCCAACAGGTTCTTCTAGAAGACAATCTTATAAATATGCACCTACATCTAGGATGACAAATACATTTATAGCTCCAGGAAAAGATTCAATAGAAGAAATGATTTCTAGCACAGAGAGTGGAATATATGCAAAATATATGGGCGGTGGTTCTGTAAATCCAGCTACTGGTGATTTTAATTTTGCAGTAATGGAAGGTTATATGATAGAGAATGGAAAGATTACTAAGCCTGTTAGAGGTGCTACTCTTATCGGAACAGGAAGTGAAGTACTTAAAAATATCGATAAAGTAAGTAGTGATTTAGAACACGGACAAGGTATGTGTGGTTCTGTTAGTGGCTCGTTGCCTGTTAATGTTGGACAACCGACAATTAGAGTTCAAAATATAACAGTTGGTGGAAGAAAGGGTGAGTAG
- a CDS encoding class IV adenylate cyclase produces the protein MSREIEIKVLNIDVEEIKEKLLEIGAIKVKEEIQQNIVFDTDDCLSKNGIDGYLRVRSVEDLISNEEYHEFTLKKKLCVDETSRVHEEIETRIEKPEVMVEIMKAVGIEVLHRGEKKRVSYRFEEILFEIDIWDDKTYPDPYMEIEVCKNEDLERAVRLLDLNESQLTTKSINTLRKEKNLK, from the coding sequence ATGTCTAGAGAGATAGAAATTAAAGTATTGAATATTGATGTAGAAGAAATTAAAGAGAAACTTTTAGAGATTGGTGCAATAAAAGTCAAAGAGGAAATTCAACAAAATATTGTTTTTGATACAGATGATTGTCTAAGTAAAAATGGAATAGATGGATATTTGAGAGTTAGATCGGTTGAAGATTTAATTTCGAATGAGGAGTACCATGAATTTACACTGAAGAAGAAATTGTGTGTAGATGAAACTAGTAGAGTACATGAAGAAATAGAGACTAGAATAGAAAAGCCTGAAGTTATGGTGGAAATAATGAAAGCCGTTGGAATAGAAGTATTACACCGTGGAGAGAAGAAAAGAGTATCTTATAGATTTGAAGAGATATTATTTGAAATTGATATTTGGGATGATAAAACATATCCAGATCCATATATGGAGATAGAAGTTTGCAAAAATGAAGATTTAGAAAGAGCAGTTAGACTTTTAGATTTAAATGAGTCGCAATTAACTACGAAATCTATAAATACATTGAGAAAAGAAAAGAATTTGAAATAG
- a CDS encoding metallophosphoesterase, whose translation MKIFAIGDLHMDHKKEKPMDIFGEGWKNHEEKIFENWRNQVGKDDVVLLPGDISWAMRIEQATEDLAKIDALPGRKFISKGNHDYWWESISKLRKLGFESIEYIHNTGYDIGGIGIAGARGWTDRDNEDFDIHDEKIYMREVSRLRLSLEQIKDVEYKIVMIHYPPFRFNGEFNEFSNLMEEYGVDLCLYGHLHGDGHQYVIEGNYGGIQFYCVSCDYINFELKELREAHV comes from the coding sequence ATGAAGATTTTTGCCATAGGCGACTTGCATATGGATCACAAAAAAGAAAAACCAATGGATATCTTCGGAGAAGGTTGGAAAAATCACGAAGAAAAGATATTTGAGAATTGGAGAAATCAGGTAGGAAAGGACGATGTTGTCTTACTACCAGGAGATATCTCATGGGCTATGCGGATAGAGCAAGCTACAGAAGATTTGGCGAAAATAGATGCTCTTCCAGGCAGAAAATTTATAAGCAAGGGAAATCATGACTATTGGTGGGAATCTATATCTAAGCTCAGAAAATTAGGTTTTGAAAGTATAGAATATATACACAATACAGGATATGATATAGGTGGAATTGGAATTGCAGGTGCTCGAGGTTGGACTGATAGAGATAACGAGGATTTCGATATCCATGATGAAAAAATATATATGAGAGAAGTAAGCCGTTTGAGATTGTCACTAGAACAAATAAAAGATGTAGAATACAAGATAGTCATGATTCACTATCCTCCATTTAGATTCAATGGAGAATTTAATGAATTTTCTAATCTTATGGAGGAATATGGTGTGGACTTGTGCTTGTATGGACATTTACATGGAGATGGACATCAATATGTTATAGAGGGAAATTACGGAGGTATTCAGTTTTATTGTGTATCTTGTGATTATATTAATTTTGAATTAAAAGAATTGAGGGAAGCCCATGTCTAG